The following proteins are co-located in the Silene latifolia isolate original U9 population chromosome 1, ASM4854445v1, whole genome shotgun sequence genome:
- the LOC141603178 gene encoding bidirectional sugar transporter SWEET5-like, translated as MVDPNTVRNVIGVIGNVISFGLFLSPVPTFIRIIKNKSVEQFKPDPYIATILNCAMWVLYGLPFVHPNNILVVTINGIGLGIEIIYVSIFFIYSTWGKRKRIAIALVIELIFFLVVLFITMKAIHTIKIRTIFVGALCVAFNVIMYFSPLTVMKMVIKTKSVKYMPFWLSLTNFLNGACWTAYALIIFDPWMVIPNGLGALSGVIQLTLYAIYYKTTDWSTPSKAVELSDV; from the exons ATGGTGGATCCAAACACTGTGAGAAATGTTATTGGAGTTATCG GCAATGTCATATCGTTTGGATTATTTTTATCTCCAGT ACCAACATTTATTCGAATAATCAAGAACAAATCAGTGGAACAATTTAAGCCGGATCCATACATAGCCACAATACTAAATTGTGCAATGTGGGTACTCTATGGTCTCCCATTTGTTCATCCAAATAATATTCTTGTTGTTACAATCAATGGTATTGGATTAGGAATTGAGATCATCTATGTTTCCATCTTCTTCATTTACTCTACTTGGGGTAAAAGG AAAAGGATAGCAATTGCTTTGGTAATTGAACTCATATTTTTCTTGGTGGTCTTGTTTATCACAATGAAGGCAATTCACACCATCAAAATAAGGACGATATTTGTAGGGGCTTTATGCGTGGCTTTTAATGTTATCATGTACTTCTCACCTTTGACTGTAATG AAAATGGTGATAAAGACAAAGAGTGTCAAGTACATGCCCTTTTGGTTGTCACTTACAAACTTCCTTAACGGTGCTTGCTGGACTGCCTATGCCTTAATCATATTTGATCCCTGGATGGTG ATACCAAATGGTCTAGGAGCATTATCAGGAGTAATTCAATTGACATTGTACGCCATCTACTACAAAACTACTGACTGGTCTACCCCATCCAAGGCCGTTGAACTCTCTGACGTTTGA